One segment of Saprospiraceae bacterium DNA contains the following:
- a CDS encoding DinB family protein, which yields MTQYQLLERLDADLKRLMETVRTQLALAPPEALQVRPSPEQWNALECFAHLNAQFDYFLPRIELAIHKAKARSWSPVEERKSNALGRKAIRRADPLNAGKIRRKSHKRIHPKYLEVRQHEVKAFLINTEMLLRLLQQAREVDLNKARVAHFRWPHFKFLLGDLLEYMVLHAHRHTLQAQAATPKIA from the coding sequence ATGACACAGTACCAACTCCTCGAACGACTCGATGCCGACCTGAAAAGGCTCATGGAAACAGTGCGTACCCAACTCGCACTCGCCCCGCCCGAAGCGTTGCAGGTGCGCCCAAGCCCTGAGCAATGGAACGCGCTGGAATGTTTCGCCCACCTCAACGCACAATTCGACTACTTCCTGCCGCGCATCGAATTGGCCATTCACAAAGCCAAAGCCCGTTCGTGGTCGCCCGTGGAGGAGCGCAAGTCCAACGCGCTGGGACGAAAAGCCATCCGTCGGGCCGACCCACTCAACGCGGGCAAGATTCGCCGAAAAAGCCACAAACGCATCCATCCCAAGTATTTGGAAGTGCGGCAACACGAAGTCAAAGCCTTCCTCATCAACACCGAAATGTTGCTCCGCCTACTCCAACAAGCCCGCGAGGTGGATTTGAACAAGGCGCGGGTCGCGCACTTCCGCTGGCCGCATTTCAAATTTTTGCTCGGCGACTTGCTCGAATACATGGTGCTGCACGCGCACCGACACACCTTGCAAGCACAGGCCGCCACCCCTAAAATCGCTTGA
- a CDS encoding very short patch repair endonuclease, whose product MSKQEPIKVPKFEEAAGFYTTAKQSELMRKIRAANSKVEVAVRKVLWHFGYRYRLHYKSLPGKPDIVFVRWKIAVFIDGDFWHGYGWEENKDKIKKNRGFWLPKIERNMQRDGEVNAALQAMGWKVLRIWEHEVEKEFGATIVRIMRFIEYHTGEPDAFRQ is encoded by the coding sequence ATGTCGAAGCAGGAACCTATAAAAGTGCCCAAGTTCGAGGAAGCAGCCGGGTTTTACACCACCGCGAAACAGTCCGAGCTGATGCGGAAAATTCGCGCCGCCAACTCAAAGGTTGAGGTAGCTGTCCGCAAGGTGCTTTGGCACTTTGGGTATCGCTATCGGCTGCATTACAAGAGCCTACCCGGCAAGCCCGACATCGTTTTTGTGCGTTGGAAAATCGCCGTTTTCATTGATGGAGACTTTTGGCACGGTTACGGCTGGGAAGAAAACAAAGATAAAATCAAGAAAAATCGCGGCTTTTGGTTGCCTAAAATCGAGCGTAATATGCAACGCGACGGGGAGGTAAATGCGGCCTTACAGGCAATGGGCTGGAAAGTGCTCCGAATTTGGGAGCACGAGGTGGAAAAGGAATTTGGTGCCACCATCGTCAGGATAATGCGTTTCATCGAATATCACACGGGTGAGCCAGATGCTTTTCGGCAATGA
- the rimO gene encoding 30S ribosomal protein S12 methylthiotransferase RimO → MKTKTIRKDKINVVTLGCSKNLVDSENLITQLRGNDFEVTHDAPELEANVVIVNTCGFIDVAKQESIDTILEYADIKKSGGIEKLYVTGCLSQRYKDDLETEIPEVDAFFGTLEMPALLARLEADYKHELLGERQITTLPHYAYLKISEGCNRTCSFCAIPLMRGKHISRPVEELVFEAKNLARRGVKELLLIAQELTYYGLDIYKTRELPRLLHALADVEGIEWIRLHYAYPSKFPLEILDVMAERKEICNYLDIPLQHASDNVLNLMRRQITRAETEELLDKIRAKVPGVALRTTFLVGHPGETADDFEQLMDFVQTQRFERVGVFQYSHEENTRAHEMADDVPPSVKEERANRLMEVQQEISFEKNQAKIGQVLKTLFDRKEGKYYVGRTESDSPEVDNEVLVPAKGNYVRLGDFADVQITGAEEYDLYGELLKK, encoded by the coding sequence ATGAAAACGAAAACCATTCGCAAAGATAAAATCAACGTCGTCACGCTCGGCTGCTCCAAAAACTTGGTGGACAGCGAAAATCTCATCACCCAGTTGCGCGGCAACGATTTCGAGGTGACGCACGATGCGCCCGAATTGGAAGCCAACGTGGTGATTGTGAACACTTGCGGCTTCATTGACGTGGCCAAGCAGGAGAGCATTGACACGATTTTGGAATACGCCGACATCAAAAAATCGGGCGGTATCGAGAAACTCTACGTCACGGGCTGCCTCTCGCAACGCTACAAGGACGACCTTGAAACAGAAATCCCCGAAGTGGACGCTTTTTTTGGCACCCTCGAAATGCCCGCGCTGCTCGCCCGCCTCGAAGCCGATTACAAACACGAGTTGCTCGGCGAGCGCCAAATCACCACCCTACCCCATTACGCCTACCTGAAAATTTCGGAGGGTTGCAATCGCACCTGTTCCTTCTGTGCCATTCCGCTCATGCGCGGCAAACACATCAGCCGCCCTGTGGAAGAACTGGTTTTTGAGGCAAAAAATCTGGCACGGCGCGGCGTGAAAGAACTCCTGCTCATCGCGCAGGAACTCACCTATTACGGCCTTGACATTTACAAAACCCGCGAGTTGCCACGCCTGCTCCACGCGCTCGCCGACGTGGAGGGCATCGAATGGATTAGGCTGCACTATGCATACCCCTCGAAATTCCCCCTCGAAATACTCGACGTGATGGCCGAGCGAAAGGAGATTTGCAACTACCTCGACATACCGCTCCAACACGCCAGCGACAACGTGCTGAACTTGATGCGCCGCCAAATCACCCGCGCCGAGACGGAGGAATTGCTGGATAAAATAAGGGCAAAGGTGCCGGGCGTGGCGCTGCGCACCACCTTTTTGGTGGGGCATCCCGGCGAAACTGCCGACGATTTCGAGCAATTGATGGATTTCGTGCAGACACAACGATTCGAGCGTGTCGGCGTTTTTCAATACTCGCATGAGGAAAACACCCGCGCCCACGAAATGGCCGACGATGTGCCTCCATCGGTGAAGGAAGAACGCGCCAATCGGCTCATGGAGGTGCAGCAAGAAATTTCCTTTGAAAAAAATCAGGCTAAAATCGGACAGGTACTCAAGACCCTTTTCGACCGCAAGGAAGGAAAATACTACGTCGGGCGCACCGAATCCGATTCGCCAGAAGTGGACAATGAAGTGTTGGTGCCGGCAAAGGGCAATTACGTCCGGCTCGGCGATTTTGCCGACGTGCAAATCACCGGCGCGGAGGAGTATGACCTTTATGGGGAACTTTTGAAGAAATAA
- a CDS encoding HD domain-containing protein: MLFSILPYERKIFELVGRCAREIGAPAYVVGGYVRDRLLGRPTKDIDIVCVGSGIRLAEQVASKLSPRPKVAFYSRFGTAMLRHEGMEIEFVGARRESYREDSRKPDVEEGTLEDDQNRRDFTINALAVSLNDGTFGQIIDPFNGLEHLEQKIIKTPLDPGKTFSDDPLRMLRAIRFANQLGFVIEPNTFEGIARHRTRIHIISKERIAAELEKILLTQQPSIGFNLLFDSGLLKIILPEVAALQGVEDRAGRAHKDNFYHTLEVLDNLCRRSNNLWLRWAALLHDIAKPATKRFDKETGWTFHGHEWVGANMVPKIFRNLRLPLGAELEYVQKMVRLHLRPISLTKEQVTDSAVRRLLFDAGPEIDDLMKLCESDITTKNPRKMARYLEGYEYLKERMALVSESDRLRLWQPPITGEVIMKTFGISPSKEVGIIKTAVREAILDGEIPNEFEAAFGRMVEEGKKMGLEASKEAGDFQLNT, translated from the coding sequence ATGCTTTTCTCCATCCTTCCCTACGAACGAAAAATCTTTGAACTCGTCGGTCGCTGCGCCCGCGAAATCGGCGCGCCTGCTTATGTCGTGGGGGGCTATGTGCGCGACCGATTGTTGGGCCGCCCAACGAAAGACATTGACATCGTGTGCGTTGGCAGCGGCATCCGGCTTGCCGAGCAAGTCGCTTCCAAGCTGTCGCCTCGGCCCAAGGTGGCTTTTTACAGTCGGTTCGGGACAGCCATGCTCCGACACGAAGGCATGGAAATAGAGTTCGTCGGCGCACGGCGCGAGAGCTACCGGGAAGACAGTCGCAAGCCCGACGTGGAAGAAGGCACGCTCGAAGACGACCAAAACCGCCGCGACTTCACCATCAACGCGCTGGCGGTCAGCCTCAACGACGGCACCTTCGGGCAAATCATTGACCCCTTCAACGGGTTGGAACACTTGGAGCAAAAAATCATCAAAACCCCGCTCGACCCCGGCAAAACCTTCTCCGACGACCCCCTGCGAATGCTCCGCGCCATTCGGTTTGCCAACCAATTGGGTTTCGTCATAGAACCAAACACCTTCGAGGGCATCGCAAGGCACCGCACTCGCATTCACATCATCTCCAAAGAACGCATCGCCGCCGAGTTGGAGAAAATCCTGCTCACGCAACAACCCTCCATAGGTTTCAATTTGTTGTTCGACAGCGGCTTGCTGAAAATAATCCTTCCAGAAGTGGCTGCGCTGCAAGGGGTGGAAGACCGCGCCGGACGCGCCCACAAGGATAATTTTTACCACACCCTCGAAGTGCTCGACAATCTCTGCCGCCGCAGCAACAATCTTTGGCTGCGCTGGGCAGCCTTGCTCCACGACATCGCCAAACCCGCCACCAAACGCTTCGACAAGGAAACCGGCTGGACCTTCCACGGCCACGAGTGGGTGGGGGCGAACATGGTGCCCAAAATCTTCCGAAATCTCCGCTTACCGCTCGGAGCCGAACTCGAATATGTGCAAAAAATGGTGCGCCTTCACCTTCGCCCTATCTCGCTGACCAAAGAGCAAGTGACCGATAGCGCGGTGCGCCGCCTGCTTTTCGATGCCGGGCCTGAAATTGATGACTTGATGAAACTTTGCGAATCGGACATCACCACCAAAAACCCGCGCAAGATGGCGCGATACCTCGAAGGCTACGAGTACCTGAAAGAGCGCATGGCCTTGGTGAGCGAATCCGACCGCCTGCGCCTTTGGCAGCCCCCCATCACGGGCGAGGTCATCATGAAAACTTTCGGCATCTCGCCCTCGAAAGAGGTAGGCATCATCAAGACCGCTGTGCGAGAGGCGATTCTGGATGGGGAAATCCCCAACGAATTCGAGGCCGCGTTTGGGCGCATGGTCGAAGAAGGCAAGAAGATGGGCTTGGAAGCAAGTAAAGAAGCGGGCGATTTTCAGTTGAACACATAG
- the lptC gene encoding LPS export ABC transporter periplasmic protein LptC, whose amino-acid sequence MNRIVYWSLAVVYWSFLIACNDLKVEKRQVFTQDDVAIEVGRDVEILYSDSAIVRVRVTGPLLHNYSDRENPRQEFPEGVKIDFLEPDLSVRSVLTAKTAVRNQEKGQIIARDSVVLVSSEGEKLETEELIWDEKTAKIYTEKFVKVTKPGEVIYGYGLEAEQDFSYWKITVPKGRIKVEQLDEVLK is encoded by the coding sequence ATGAATAGAATTGTTTATTGGTCATTGGCCGTTGTTTATTGGTCATTTTTAATTGCCTGCAACGACCTAAAAGTGGAGAAGCGTCAGGTGTTCACGCAGGACGATGTGGCGATAGAGGTCGGTCGAGATGTGGAGATTTTATATTCGGACAGCGCCATTGTGCGGGTGCGGGTGACGGGGCCGCTGCTCCACAATTACTCTGACCGCGAAAACCCTCGACAGGAATTTCCCGAAGGTGTCAAGATTGATTTTTTGGAACCCGACCTCTCTGTGCGCAGCGTGCTGACGGCCAAAACTGCCGTGCGAAATCAGGAAAAAGGTCAAATCATCGCTCGCGACAGCGTGGTGCTCGTGTCGTCGGAAGGTGAGAAGCTGGAGACCGAGGAATTGATTTGGGATGAGAAAACGGCAAAAATCTATACCGAGAAATTTGTGAAAGTGACCAAGCCAGGCGAGGTCATCTACGGCTACGGCCTTGAAGCCGAGCAGGATTTCTCCTATTGGAAAATCACGGTGCCAAAGGGGCGCATCAAGGTGGAACAGTTGGACGAGGTGCTGAAATGA
- a CDS encoding ATP-binding protein, which yields MQKNVQRHLQAQMERWLFKGKILILYGARQVGKTTLSKAILEPFGDDGLYLNCEIQSVQSALSVREPLALQRFLGNKKLVVLDEAQYVPGIGETLKLLADTFPTIQIIATGSSSFELANRSAEPLTGRALTFELYPLSYTELGQVFNTAERRAHLDFVLRYGLYPDIAFAPEEDARTLLDNLSSRYLYKDVLEFENLKRADVLLRLLQLLALQVGQLVSYHELANALKISNPTAERYIDLLEKAFVVFRLPPFSRNLRSEIGKKNKIFFYDTGIRNSIIQQYQPMDLRTDKGALWENFLVAERLKRLQALGWRPNRYFWRTHEQVEIDYVEERDGQLNAFEFKWQDKASRVPTAFANAYPNSTFEVVHQDNFEGFIGD from the coding sequence ATGCAAAAAAACGTTCAGCGGCACTTACAGGCCCAGATGGAGCGCTGGCTTTTCAAAGGCAAAATCCTAATTCTGTACGGTGCGCGGCAAGTAGGCAAGACCACCCTTTCCAAGGCAATTCTGGAGCCGTTCGGCGACGACGGCCTCTACCTGAACTGCGAAATCCAATCGGTGCAATCAGCCTTGTCCGTGCGCGAGCCTTTGGCTTTGCAACGTTTTTTGGGCAACAAGAAACTTGTGGTGCTCGACGAAGCGCAATATGTGCCGGGCATCGGCGAAACGCTCAAACTGCTGGCCGACACCTTTCCGACCATTCAAATCATCGCCACCGGCTCCTCAAGCTTCGAACTGGCCAATCGCTCCGCAGAGCCGCTCACTGGCCGCGCCCTGACTTTTGAGCTGTATCCGCTCTCGTACACCGAGTTGGGGCAAGTCTTCAACACCGCCGAACGACGAGCACACCTTGATTTTGTGCTGCGCTATGGGCTTTACCCCGATATCGCATTCGCCCCCGAAGAAGATGCTCGCACATTGCTCGACAACCTCAGCAGTCGCTACCTCTACAAGGACGTGCTGGAATTTGAAAACCTCAAACGAGCCGATGTGTTGCTACGCCTGCTGCAACTCCTCGCTTTGCAAGTGGGACAGTTGGTGTCGTATCACGAACTGGCCAACGCCCTCAAAATCAGCAACCCCACGGCGGAGCGATACATTGATTTGCTGGAAAAAGCCTTCGTCGTGTTCCGCCTGCCGCCGTTCAGCCGCAACCTGCGCAGCGAAATCGGCAAGAAAAACAAGATTTTTTTCTACGATACAGGTATCCGCAACAGCATCATCCAGCAATACCAGCCCATGGATTTGCGAACCGACAAAGGCGCATTGTGGGAAAACTTCCTTGTGGCCGAACGCCTCAAACGACTTCAAGCATTAGGCTGGCGGCCTAACCGCTATTTTTGGCGCACCCACGAGCAGGTCGAAATTGACTATGTGGAAGAACGCGACGGCCAGTTGAATGCCTTCGAGTTCAAATGGCAGGACAAAGCCTCTCGTGTCCCCACCGCCTTCGCCAACGCCTACCCCAACAGCACCTTCGAAGTGGTGCACCAAGACAATTTTGAGGGCTTTATCGGAGACTGA
- a CDS encoding GNAT family N-acetyltransferase, protein MPDRKARYADFCQSHYVPMHLQPWWLDAVCSEGRWDVCLATDGGGKILGAMPFYKTRRLGLSVIQQPPLTSYAGPWLNYPLNLKPQKRLDFEKKVFDDLIRQLPRTAFFQQNFHPDVQNWLPFHWAGFRQTTRYTYLFDDLSDLEKIRAGFKNTLRTDLKKAAQAVEILQENDAAELLFQLHEMSFSRKNRRPPYSFETFQRLCSALAERQQLAIFIARDKNKSVAHLRGVPHLGVPHAGLCLAFDERRASVLLAGADPTFKSSCAAWALFWKAMEFCSERGLSLDFEGSMERDIERGFRAFGAQLTPYHQIWKAGNKPLEWLIRIVKGC, encoded by the coding sequence ATGCCTGACCGCAAAGCCCGCTACGCCGATTTCTGTCAAAGCCATTATGTGCCGATGCATTTGCAGCCGTGGTGGCTCGATGCCGTGTGCTCGGAAGGGCGTTGGGATGTTTGCCTGGCGACCGACGGCGGCGGGAAGATTTTGGGCGCAATGCCTTTCTACAAAACGCGGCGACTCGGCCTTTCGGTCATTCAACAGCCGCCCTTGACTTCTTACGCGGGACCTTGGCTGAATTACCCCCTGAATTTAAAGCCCCAAAAACGCCTCGATTTTGAAAAAAAAGTCTTCGACGACTTGATTCGGCAACTACCGCGCACGGCATTTTTTCAACAAAATTTTCACCCCGACGTGCAAAACTGGCTGCCGTTTCATTGGGCGGGTTTTCGGCAAACGACGCGCTACACCTACCTTTTCGATGATTTATCTGATTTGGAAAAAATAAGGGCGGGTTTCAAAAACACCTTGCGCACCGATTTGAAAAAAGCAGCGCAAGCCGTCGAGATTTTGCAGGAAAACGACGCGGCGGAGTTGCTTTTCCAACTCCATGAAATGTCTTTTTCCCGAAAAAACCGCCGCCCGCCCTACTCGTTTGAAACTTTCCAACGCCTCTGTTCGGCTTTGGCAGAACGCCAGCAATTGGCCATTTTCATCGCCCGCGACAAAAACAAAAGTGTGGCACACCTTCGAGGTGTGCCACACTTAGGCGTGCCCCACGCCGGCCTTTGTCTCGCCTTCGACGAACGCCGCGCCTCGGTGCTGCTCGCCGGTGCCGACCCGACGTTCAAGTCTTCCTGCGCCGCGTGGGCGTTGTTTTGGAAAGCGATGGAATTTTGCTCGGAAAGGGGGTTGAGCCTCGATTTTGAAGGAAGCATGGAGCGCGATATAGAGCGCGGATTTCGCGCTTTCGGGGCACAACTCACCCCGTATCATCAGATTTGGAAAGCGGGGAACAAGCCGTTGGAGTGGCTTATCAGAATTGTCAAGGGATGTTAG
- a CDS encoding MBL fold metallo-hydrolase yields MKLTLLGTGTSQGVPVIGCSCEVCASTDPRDNRLRSSAWLSDGATNIVIDVGPDFRQQMLRTGVHHLDGVLLTHEHNDHVIGLDDVRPFNFRSGHPMTVYALPRVAEQVRRRFEYVFGDPVPGVPRIRLVEIDKDTSFHIGSVWVQPIEIIHGHLMILGFRFGDLTYMTDVKAVSENEKAKIAGTKYLITSALHHREHPMHMNLSEALDFVADIAPQQAWLTHVSHQMGLTAEMNGQLPANVALAHDGLEIEFFGQ; encoded by the coding sequence TTGAAACTTACACTCCTCGGCACAGGCACCTCGCAGGGCGTCCCCGTCATCGGGTGCAGCTGCGAGGTGTGCGCTTCCACTGACCCTCGCGACAATCGGTTGCGCTCTTCGGCGTGGCTTTCCGATGGCGCCACCAACATCGTCATTGATGTCGGGCCGGATTTTCGGCAACAAATGCTCCGCACCGGTGTGCATCATCTGGACGGCGTTCTCCTCACGCACGAGCACAACGACCACGTCATCGGGTTGGACGACGTGCGCCCATTCAACTTTCGCTCTGGCCACCCGATGACGGTGTATGCCTTGCCACGAGTGGCCGAGCAGGTGCGCCGTCGGTTTGAGTATGTGTTTGGCGACCCGGTGCCGGGAGTGCCGCGCATTCGATTGGTCGAAATAGACAAGGATACCTCTTTTCACATTGGCTCGGTGTGGGTGCAGCCCATCGAAATCATACACGGGCACTTGATGATTCTGGGCTTTCGTTTTGGTGATTTGACTTATATGACCGATGTGAAGGCGGTTTCGGAAAATGAGAAAGCAAAAATCGCGGGGACAAAATACCTGATAACAAGCGCCTTGCACCACCGCGAACATCCTATGCACATGAACCTTTCAGAGGCGCTGGATTTTGTGGCCGACATTGCGCCGCAGCAGGCTTGGCTCACCCACGTCAGCCACCAAATGGGGCTGACAGCCGAGATGAATGGCCAATTGCCCGCCAATGTGGCATTGGCTCACGACGGATTGGAAATTGAGTTCTTTGGTCAGTAA
- a CDS encoding PhzF family phenazine biosynthesis protein, with the protein MWHWLTTDWKLSSLVSKTYFCRPIINLLMYRIFQVDAFTSELFGGNPAAVVPLENWLPDEMMQLIARENNLSETAFFVPSDKPDTYHIRWFTPATEVQLCGHATLASAHVVFNLLKTNVSEKLSFQSRSGWLHVQRDDDWLTLDFPSDLLQPIEMPAALQKGFNILPTMVLLGREDYLCIYDSQADVLALQPDFRILSTVPARGFICTAPGEQSDFVSRCFYPAYGIDEDPVTGSAHTTLTPYWAGILGKTTLSAIQVSERLGFLLCTLAGDRVLISGQAVLYMEGLIAVNKN; encoded by the coding sequence ATGTGGCATTGGCTCACGACGGATTGGAAATTGAGTTCTTTGGTCAGTAAGACCTACTTTTGCCGCCCTATAATCAACCTCCTCATGTATCGTATTTTTCAAGTTGACGCATTTACCTCCGAACTGTTTGGGGGCAATCCCGCGGCTGTGGTGCCGCTCGAAAATTGGTTGCCCGACGAAATGATGCAACTCATCGCACGCGAGAACAACCTATCGGAGACGGCCTTTTTTGTTCCGTCAGACAAGCCCGACACATATCACATTCGGTGGTTCACCCCGGCCACGGAGGTACAACTCTGTGGCCATGCGACGCTGGCTTCGGCTCACGTTGTGTTCAATCTTCTGAAAACCAACGTTTCGGAAAAACTTTCCTTTCAAAGTCGCAGTGGTTGGCTCCATGTGCAGCGTGACGATGACTGGCTCACCTTGGATTTTCCGAGCGACCTGTTGCAACCCATCGAAATGCCTGCCGCGCTTCAAAAGGGATTCAACATTCTGCCCACCATGGTTTTGCTTGGCCGGGAGGATTATTTGTGCATCTACGACTCGCAAGCCGATGTGTTGGCGCTCCAGCCTGATTTTCGCATTCTGTCAACCGTGCCAGCCAGAGGTTTCATTTGCACGGCTCCCGGTGAGCAGTCTGATTTTGTGTCGCGGTGCTTTTATCCTGCTTACGGCATTGACGAAGACCCTGTGACAGGCTCGGCACACACGACCCTGACTCCTTATTGGGCGGGCATTTTGGGCAAAACCACGCTTAGCGCCATCCAAGTGTCGGAGCGCCTCGGCTTCTTGCTCTGTACCTTGGCTGGCGACCGTGTGTTGATTTCGGGGCAGGCCGTCCTATACATGGAAGGGCTAATCGCCGTGAACAAAAACTAA
- a CDS encoding acyltransferase family protein — protein MRTELANRQPLYWADRLRNLATLLVIMIHASGTVAQEHHECDSLFWWSGNLWASLARPSVPLFVMLSGFLLLGKDYPLGDFLKKRFGRVVVPALFWMVIYSYYNYRARGIPATIAEGIQGIVERPVHYHLWFIYLIVGLYMVYPVLRPWVRSAKEQDYRYFFACVVLGTWVYKVLSVFFGIHIGIYFELFTNNCGYFVLGYYLGNKEVGGGRSEIEDGGPMPWRLSERRVRVLAIGLIVLGTAITAVGTWWASKAQGGAFHPFFYDYLSPNVGMAAIGWFLLARWSWHKLPLLDVEKQLAAASFGIYFVHVLAMDWWSVSGHWQTKTHPAAGIPIVVGLTALMSFAAILLIRAFPGGQRIT, from the coding sequence ATGCGTACCGAGCTCGCCAATCGCCAGCCGTTGTATTGGGCCGACCGCCTGCGCAACCTCGCCACGTTGTTGGTTATCATGATTCATGCATCCGGCACGGTGGCTCAGGAACACCACGAATGTGACTCCCTCTTTTGGTGGTCGGGCAATCTGTGGGCGTCCTTGGCGCGGCCTTCGGTGCCGTTGTTCGTGATGTTGAGTGGTTTTTTGTTGCTGGGGAAAGACTATCCACTGGGAGATTTTTTGAAAAAAAGATTTGGTCGCGTAGTGGTGCCCGCGTTGTTTTGGATGGTCATATACAGTTACTACAATTACCGGGCGAGAGGCATACCTGCAACTATTGCGGAGGGCATTCAGGGCATTGTGGAGCGCCCGGTGCATTATCACTTGTGGTTTATCTATCTCATCGTCGGCCTCTACATGGTCTATCCGGTGCTGCGCCCTTGGGTGCGCTCGGCCAAAGAGCAGGACTACCGGTATTTTTTTGCCTGCGTCGTGTTGGGCACATGGGTTTACAAAGTCCTATCGGTGTTTTTCGGCATCCACATCGGCATTTACTTCGAGCTCTTCACCAACAACTGCGGCTATTTTGTGCTGGGGTATTATTTGGGGAACAAAGAGGTGGGGGGCGGAAGGTCAGAGATAGAAGACGGAGGGCCGATGCCATGGAGATTGTCCGAACGGCGCGTCAGGGTGTTGGCCATTGGCCTCATTGTGTTGGGCACAGCCATCACCGCAGTCGGCACTTGGTGGGCAAGCAAGGCGCAAGGTGGCGCCTTCCATCCTTTTTTCTACGATTATCTGTCGCCCAACGTTGGCATGGCGGCCATCGGCTGGTTTTTGTTGGCCCGATGGTCGTGGCACAAGTTGCCATTGCTCGACGTTGAAAAACAATTGGCTGCCGCCAGTTTCGGAATCTACTTTGTCCATGTGTTGGCAATGGACTGGTGGTCGGTGTCGGGTCACTGGCAAACGAAAACGCATCCGGCAGCAGGCATCCCCATCGTGGTCGGCCTGACGGCCTTGATGTCTTTTGCGGCCATACTGCTGATAAGGGCTTTTCCGGGAGGGCAAAGGATAACTTGA
- a CDS encoding D-sedoheptulose 7-phosphate isomerase, with protein MKDSILKSIREGIAVKQAILDDDAFLQKIEHAAQAFLATFRSGGKVLFCGNGGSAADAQHLAAELSGRFYKDRPPLYAEALHVNSSYMTAVANDYGYDDVFARMVEAAGRRGDVLSAFSTSGNSPNILKAIEKAKHQGMLVVGFTGASGGKMAGRCDVLLNVPSADTPRIQEAHILIGHIICEIVEREMF; from the coding sequence ATGAAAGATTCGATTCTAAAATCCATCCGCGAAGGCATCGCCGTCAAACAAGCCATTTTGGACGACGATGCCTTTTTGCAAAAAATAGAACACGCCGCGCAGGCTTTTCTTGCAACCTTTCGCAGCGGAGGCAAGGTCTTATTCTGTGGCAATGGCGGCAGTGCGGCGGATGCCCAACACCTTGCAGCAGAACTTTCCGGGCGATTCTACAAAGACCGCCCGCCGCTCTACGCGGAGGCTTTGCACGTCAACTCGTCATACATGACGGCAGTCGCCAACGACTATGGCTACGACGATGTGTTCGCCCGAATGGTGGAAGCGGCAGGCCGCAGAGGCGACGTGCTGTCGGCATTCAGCACCTCTGGCAATTCGCCCAACATTCTGAAAGCCATCGAAAAAGCCAAACATCAGGGCATGCTCGTCGTCGGATTCACGGGCGCGTCAGGCGGCAAAATGGCCGGGCGGTGCGACGTGTTGCTGAATGTCCCTTCTGCCGACACCCCGCGCATCCAAGAAGCGCACATACTCATCGGACACATCATTTGTGAAATCGTGGAACGGGAGATGTTTTGA